A window of the Cystobacter fuscus genome harbors these coding sequences:
- a CDS encoding Uma2 family endonuclease — MGRGRRPATYEDIEALPPGWVGEIIDDELWAFPRPAKWHARAATVLGARLGNTFDLGQGGPGGWWLLLEPELHLGRQVLVPDLAGWRRERVPGLLERDDPFFDVAPDWVCEVLSPSTAALDRGRKPALYHQEGVSHSWLVDPRAHSLEVYRRGRNGWTLAARHTGDETIRAEPFDAEPLELGLLWAPKSIPPAPRP; from the coding sequence ATGGGTCGGGGAAGGCGTCCAGCCACCTACGAGGACATCGAGGCCCTTCCGCCCGGATGGGTGGGGGAAATCATCGACGACGAGCTGTGGGCCTTCCCCCGGCCGGCGAAGTGGCATGCCCGAGCGGCCACGGTGCTCGGGGCCCGGTTGGGTAATACCTTCGACCTCGGGCAGGGGGGACCCGGGGGATGGTGGCTCCTGCTCGAACCGGAATTGCACCTGGGCCGCCAGGTGCTGGTGCCGGATCTGGCGGGCTGGCGCCGGGAGCGGGTGCCCGGGCTGCTGGAGCGGGATGACCCCTTCTTCGACGTCGCGCCCGATTGGGTGTGCGAGGTGCTCTCCCCGTCCACGGCCGCGCTGGATCGGGGGCGCAAACCCGCCCTCTATCACCAGGAAGGCGTGAGCCACTCCTGGCTCGTGGACCCCCGCGCCCACTCCCTCGAGGTGTACCGCCGGGGAAGGAATGGCTGGACGCTGGCCGCTCGTCACACGGGGGACGAGACAATCCGCGCCGAGCCCTTCGACGCCGAGCCGCTGGAATTGGGGCTGCTCTGGGCTCCGAAATCCATTCCCCCGGCGCCCCGGCCCTGA
- a CDS encoding FixH family protein, protein MLSRVREPGTAPDAGGDTASGLVRLEAGFEGTLQPRGNRLRIHVTDTAGTPVEATRVSVSLWMPGHGHGAPAPAVTREARGDYLATVDFTMPGTWTVTIQVDTEGAGLAAASPASGPPGIAEWLGIAPPRELLGTVFAGEPRWSGGPFAKAQEYW, encoded by the coding sequence GTGCTCTCCCGGGTCCGAGAGCCTGGCACGGCTCCCGATGCCGGAGGAGACACCGCGAGCGGGCTGGTGCGGCTCGAGGCGGGCTTCGAGGGGACGCTGCAACCGCGCGGCAACAGGCTCCGCATCCACGTGACGGACACCGCCGGGACACCGGTGGAGGCCACGCGGGTCTCCGTCAGCCTGTGGATGCCCGGACACGGCCATGGTGCGCCCGCGCCCGCCGTCACCCGCGAGGCGCGCGGGGACTATCTGGCCACTGTGGACTTCACCATGCCGGGCACGTGGACCGTCACCATCCAGGTGGACACGGAGGGGGCAGGGCTCGCAGCTGCTTCGCCTGCTTCTGGGCCTCCGGGCATTGCGGAGTGGCTTGGAATTGCACCACCCCGCGAGTTGCTCGGCACGGTATTCGCGGGCGAGCCGAGGTGGTCGGGCGGTCCATTCGCGAAGGCGCAGGAGTATTGGTAG
- a CDS encoding DUF6484 domain-containing protein, whose translation MGARQEEQSTRAPDVEERIREPRRGWVVRVEAGHQVWVDYPGNVRGPLKARTSATLDLDALKLLPPVWPEALLLFADGDPAQPVLLMLLEPTSNTPLTDALLAQPLSRVPAEARVDGERVVITGRKEVVLECGKASLTLRRDGTVVLRGVNLVSEAEEVHRIRGRKVRIN comes from the coding sequence ATGGGAGCCAGGCAAGAGGAGCAGTCGACCCGGGCACCTGACGTGGAGGAGCGCATCCGCGAGCCCCGCCGGGGGTGGGTGGTGCGTGTCGAGGCCGGTCACCAGGTCTGGGTGGACTACCCGGGGAATGTGCGGGGGCCCCTAAAGGCCCGCACCTCGGCTACTCTGGACCTCGACGCACTGAAGCTGTTGCCGCCTGTCTGGCCGGAGGCGCTCCTGCTCTTCGCGGATGGGGACCCCGCGCAGCCCGTGCTGCTCATGCTGCTGGAGCCGACCAGCAACACGCCGCTCACGGATGCACTGCTGGCCCAGCCTCTCTCGCGGGTACCCGCCGAGGCACGGGTGGACGGTGAGCGGGTGGTCATCACCGGGCGCAAGGAGGTCGTGCTAGAGTGTGGCAAGGCCAGTCTCACCCTGCGGCGGGACGGCACGGTGGTGCTGCGAGGCGTCAACTTGGTCTCCGAGGCGGAGGAAGTCCACCGCATCCGTGGGCGCAAGGTTCGCATCAACTGA
- a CDS encoding AHH domain-containing protein has translation MMRTSLADTSRLGAWRGGACLNRHISKVERKNSCSHRWQAYQRARGDAALYNWPAYKALAKLDGKVATAARTDKEGKLFPPWYAFEIPAPGQRQDKPEGGTWDLDHGDNFQAKCYRPYWHEANHIIPNSSLRKVLVDVGKGMNDPGRISMAIRGRLLNVQYNLNHKVNMILLPMDEAVANALQLPRHRQTAFLCSHVAYSRNVETQLKDIFKALVKDPIREHKVPKYKDCKDALESLSKRLYEAIKKAGKRGTGSLDEMQDKDFARPTQSQTPKPPKSGKPPGS, from the coding sequence ATGATGAGAACCTCCCTGGCCGACACAAGCAGGCTGGGGGCGTGGAGGGGGGGGGCGTGCCTCAACAGGCACATCTCCAAGGTCGAGCGGAAGAACTCCTGCAGCCACCGCTGGCAGGCCTACCAGCGGGCCCGGGGCGACGCGGCGCTGTACAACTGGCCGGCCTATAAGGCACTGGCAAAGCTGGACGGAAAGGTCGCGACGGCGGCACGCACGGACAAGGAGGGAAAGCTCTTCCCGCCTTGGTATGCCTTCGAGATCCCCGCTCCGGGGCAGCGGCAGGACAAGCCCGAGGGCGGCACGTGGGATCTGGACCATGGCGATAACTTCCAGGCGAAGTGCTACCGGCCCTACTGGCATGAAGCCAACCACATCATCCCCAACAGTTCGCTCCGCAAGGTACTGGTCGACGTGGGCAAGGGGATGAATGACCCGGGCCGCATCTCCATGGCCATTCGGGGGCGGCTGCTCAACGTCCAGTACAACCTCAACCACAAGGTGAACATGATCCTGTTGCCAATGGACGAAGCGGTGGCCAACGCCCTCCAGCTCCCGCGCCATCGGCAGACGGCCTTTCTGTGCTCCCATGTAGCTTACAGCCGCAACGTCGAGACCCAGCTGAAGGACATCTTCAAGGCCCTGGTCAAGGACCCCATCCGCGAGCACAAAGTCCCGAAGTACAAAGACTGCAAGGACGCGCTGGAATCGCTCTCCAAGCGGCTCTACGAAGCCATCAAGAAAGCAGGCAAGCGGGGAACGGGCTCACTGGACGAGATGCAGGACAAGGACTTCGCCAGGCCTACGCAATCCCAGACGCCAAAGCCTCCGAAGAGCGGCAAACCCCCAGGGAGCTGA
- a CDS encoding imm11 family protein, translating to MNFFHIETMGDPNDESLCFLHDVVEGTARDSARYSLGKPLLSVYPKEPKLFMSPESRGMKLADLLGNTEGMLVVSKALRETIEKHCQGVEIEYLPFTLYDHRKRVHSQDYCIVNPIGSLDCLDEAASGVQYGSEGSVIDIGEIVLDRNKVKDAPQLFRVKQRPSQYILGVKLAREIYDRDFTNVLWTELRFSDSPRDVT from the coding sequence ATGAACTTCTTCCATATCGAAACGATGGGCGACCCGAACGACGAGAGCCTGTGCTTCCTCCACGACGTTGTGGAGGGCACGGCCCGGGATTCGGCGAGATACTCGCTGGGCAAGCCGTTGCTGTCCGTCTACCCGAAGGAGCCCAAGCTCTTCATGAGCCCGGAGAGCCGGGGGATGAAGCTGGCCGACCTTCTTGGCAACACCGAGGGCATGCTGGTTGTTTCGAAGGCCCTCCGGGAGACCATCGAGAAGCATTGCCAAGGGGTCGAAATCGAGTACCTGCCCTTCACCCTCTATGACCACCGGAAGCGTGTCCACAGCCAAGACTACTGCATCGTCAATCCAATTGGTTCCCTGGATTGCCTTGATGAGGCGGCGAGTGGGGTCCAGTACGGCTCCGAGGGTAGTGTCATCGACATTGGGGAAATCGTACTCGACCGGAACAAAGTGAAGGACGCGCCACAGCTATTCCGGGTCAAGCAGCGGCCGAGCCAGTACATCCTCGGTGTCAAGCTGGCCCGCGAGATATATGACCGGGACTTCACCAACGTCCTGTGGACGGAGCTGCGCTTCAGCGACAGTCCCCGCGATGTCACCTGA
- a CDS encoding Imm49 family immunity protein, protein MGAFCTGIPTEPRCCSQPWRAPARGGAATTRPWTRRRRRPCPSPATPSVPIRRASVARVSGCGWRAGPWRISWAIRGCRPALVTRDAEDFEESLKGFLSERGDRFESNADSESPERLATEALLSVEGLALVRLAEREGFPLAEDYLHVPSVALEGRAPSLGPNSWRRLE, encoded by the coding sequence ATGGGCGCTTTCTGTACGGGCATCCCTACGGAGCCCAGGTGTTGCTCGCAGCCTTGGAGGGCTCCCGCCCGCGGCGGTGCAGCCACTACACGTCCCTGGACTCGGAGACGCAGGAGGCCCTGCCCATCACCAGCCACCCCATCCGTGCCTATACGGAGGGCTTCAGTGGCGCGAGTCTCTGGATGCGGCTGGCGCGCGGGGCCCTGGCGGATCTCCTGGGCGATCCGGGGCTGCCGCCCGGCCCTGGTCACCCGGGACGCGGAGGACTTCGAAGAGTCGCTCAAAGGATTTCTGTCCGAGCGCGGCGACCGTTTCGAGTCGAATGCCGACAGCGAGTCACCCGAGCGTCTCGCCACCGAAGCACTGCTCTCTGTCGAAGGGCTGGCCCTCGTGCGGCTCGCCGAGCGCGAGGGGTTCCCTCTGGCGGAGGACTACCTTCATGTGCCCTCCGTGGCACTGGAAGGCCGTGCCCCTTCGCTGGGACCAAACTCTTGGCGGCGCCTGGAGTAG
- a CDS encoding rhomboid family intramembrane serine protease, with amino-acid sequence MQQVELRGDDEETILHPSELEEEIRRGTVLGSAEIRYAPWTGTEFARIDTIPALASAVETPAARVATRLAKKPFPWTTALLCVLMLLAFGLQVWLSQRGVELTRVGAVGFEPTLLERAWWSAWTAPWLHVNTRHLIFNLPLLAYCCFRVERVLGMTGLLLVLLGAGLGAAVLIVPFSERSVVGSSVFVFGAWGAQLGLGLRLGEAIPRGQRAAYGWRSYILFALFSLPSFSAPNISVLGHVGGYLGGLAVSLWAPAETLAPRMGLALTRLRALGVGLLLLALPAGLAWLLASSPTLICSLDRPAGEPREGLELSICWRLANHRGTFMGLNTWQVEQSSGSAVFAATHLLRQPDQLDPELLQQDWERRLGGPFTRAEVPALQEGWRAWTFTGQDRRVFEQARVEGVRIYRVGWYTERSVAPPYQAFYEAVMKTVRLSEPAELKSRREAWSKLQDSPEHTYEYAETLQEVGRYEEALALFARLETREDGYEWESTRARFRICAAHPRLAACGGPWRENWLKKAMQEDVGMRVPAIQWLAAEGQCPEAQKQAKQLRALPETEVDSDELEQALSACATP; translated from the coding sequence ATGCAGCAGGTCGAACTGAGAGGCGATGACGAGGAGACCATCCTGCATCCGTCGGAGCTGGAGGAAGAGATCCGGCGAGGGACGGTGCTCGGCTCGGCGGAGATTCGCTACGCGCCCTGGACGGGGACGGAGTTCGCCCGGATCGACACCATCCCGGCGCTGGCCAGTGCCGTGGAGACGCCAGCGGCGCGGGTGGCGACGCGGCTGGCGAAGAAACCCTTCCCGTGGACCACCGCGCTGCTGTGCGTGCTGATGCTCCTGGCTTTCGGCCTTCAAGTCTGGCTGAGCCAGAGGGGGGTGGAGCTCACGCGGGTGGGCGCTGTCGGGTTCGAGCCGACGCTCCTCGAGAGAGCCTGGTGGAGCGCGTGGACGGCGCCCTGGCTCCACGTCAACACCCGGCACCTGATCTTCAACCTGCCCCTCCTGGCCTACTGCTGCTTCCGGGTCGAGCGGGTGCTGGGCATGACAGGCCTGCTGCTGGTGCTGCTCGGAGCGGGCCTGGGGGCGGCAGTGCTCATCGTTCCTTTCTCGGAGAGGTCGGTCGTGGGCTCGTCGGTGTTTGTCTTCGGTGCCTGGGGCGCCCAGCTGGGCCTGGGTCTCCGGCTGGGAGAGGCCATTCCGCGCGGGCAGCGCGCCGCCTACGGCTGGCGCTCCTACATCCTGTTCGCCCTCTTCTCGCTGCCCAGCTTTTCGGCCCCGAACATCTCGGTGCTGGGCCACGTGGGCGGCTACCTCGGAGGGCTGGCCGTGTCACTGTGGGCCCCCGCGGAGACGCTGGCACCGCGCATGGGCCTGGCCCTCACGCGGCTGCGCGCGCTGGGAGTCGGCCTGCTCCTCCTGGCGCTCCCCGCGGGACTGGCGTGGCTGCTGGCCTCCTCTCCGACGTTGATCTGCTCGCTCGACCGGCCCGCCGGAGAGCCCCGGGAAGGGCTGGAGCTGTCGATCTGCTGGCGCCTGGCCAACCACCGGGGCACGTTCATGGGGCTGAATACGTGGCAGGTGGAACAGAGTTCCGGCAGCGCCGTCTTCGCGGCCACGCACCTGCTCCGGCAGCCGGACCAGTTGGATCCCGAGCTGCTGCAACAGGACTGGGAGCGGCGCCTGGGCGGCCCCTTCACCCGGGCCGAGGTTCCGGCCCTTCAGGAGGGCTGGCGGGCCTGGACGTTCACCGGGCAGGACCGCCGTGTGTTCGAACAGGCCCGCGTGGAGGGAGTCCGTATCTACCGGGTCGGCTGGTACACGGAGCGCTCCGTGGCGCCGCCCTACCAGGCGTTCTACGAGGCCGTGATGAAGACGGTCCGGCTGTCCGAGCCGGCGGAGCTGAAGAGCCGGAGGGAAGCCTGGTCGAAGCTCCAGGACTCTCCCGAGCACACCTACGAGTACGCCGAGACCTTGCAGGAGGTGGGGCGCTACGAGGAAGCGCTGGCACTCTTCGCGAGACTGGAGACCCGCGAGGATGGCTATGAATGGGAGTCCACCCGGGCCCGCTTCCGCATCTGCGCCGCGCATCCTCGACTGGCGGCCTGCGGGGGCCCGTGGCGGGAGAACTGGCTGAAGAAGGCGATGCAGGAGGACGTCGGGATGCGCGTGCCGGCCATCCAGTGGCTGGCCGCCGAGGGCCAATGCCCGGAGGCCCAGAAGCAGGCGAAGCAGCTGCGAGCCCTGCCCGAGACAGAGGTCGATTCCGACGAACTCGAGCAGGCCCTGAGCGCCTGCGCCACGCCGTGA
- a CDS encoding dienelactone hydrolase family protein, whose amino-acid sequence MKRVLGVLAGLLAMTAAARPVQKPVVYELEGTKFEGVLVYDDSVKTPRPGLVLVPNWLGVNEPNVKQAILVAGKQYIVFVTDLYGQAVRPKNPAEAGKVSDVLKHDRNLMRVRVNKALDVLRAEGKAVGLDAKKLGAVGFCLGGTAVLEMARSSVPVAGVVSFHGGLNAPIPATEGAITAKVLVLHGAEDPQVPPAEVEGFEEEMRKAKADWELVSYGGAVHSFTIVEANTPGKVQYNAKVARRAYLAMNDFLAEVFAK is encoded by the coding sequence ATGAAGCGAGTCCTGGGAGTGCTTGCGGGCCTTCTGGCGATGACGGCGGCGGCCAGGCCCGTGCAGAAGCCGGTGGTCTATGAGCTGGAGGGAACGAAGTTCGAGGGCGTGCTCGTCTACGACGACTCCGTGAAGACTCCCCGTCCGGGGCTGGTGCTGGTTCCCAACTGGTTGGGCGTCAACGAGCCCAACGTGAAGCAGGCGATCCTGGTGGCGGGCAAGCAGTACATCGTCTTCGTCACCGACCTGTACGGACAGGCCGTACGCCCCAAGAACCCCGCCGAGGCGGGCAAGGTCTCCGACGTGTTGAAGCACGATCGCAACCTCATGCGCGTGCGTGTGAACAAGGCCCTGGACGTGCTGCGCGCCGAGGGCAAGGCGGTGGGGCTCGACGCGAAGAAGCTGGGCGCCGTCGGCTTCTGCCTGGGCGGTACCGCGGTGCTGGAGATGGCGCGCAGCAGCGTCCCTGTCGCCGGCGTGGTGTCCTTCCATGGCGGCCTGAACGCGCCCATTCCCGCCACCGAGGGCGCCATCACCGCCAAGGTGCTCGTGCTGCATGGGGCCGAGGATCCCCAGGTCCCCCCCGCCGAGGTGGAGGGCTTCGAGGAGGAGATGCGCAAGGCCAAGGCCGACTGGGAGTTGGTGTCCTATGGCGGCGCGGTGCACAGCTTCACCATCGTCGAGGCCAACACCCCGGGAAAGGTCCAGTACAACGCCAAGGTGGCCAGGCGCGCCTACCTCGCGATGAATGACTTCCTCGCCGAGGTCTTCGCGAAGTAG
- a CDS encoding M1 family metallopeptidase, with the protein MRRLPLLLLALGLLHCSHAPPAAPTGSDSATAAAPAIAAYPEPAPPSLRLPDTVRPVRYALELTLLPQEATYPGTVSIDVEVRAPVRQVWLHAQDVEVSSARVEREGHGFEARIATADTGRLGLLLPEELPAGRARLVLRFTGRVERTRSQGLYGETEAGEPYLYTFFEPIDARRAFPCFDEPTFKVPWQLTFTVKESHVAAANAPAVREEPLPGGLKRVTFAESKPMPSYLVAFMVGPFDVVEAGTVGRTPVPLRFIVPRGRGPETAYAASVTPRIVEVLEDFFDLPYPFEKLDVAVVPRFWGTMEHPGIVAMGQPLTLIKPGQETLERRQRYATILGHELGHYWFGDVVTCRWWDDVWLNESFTSWLDRKTMDGFEPSWGLGREFSANALAHAMGTDSLVNTPPVRKPVASNDDIIGAFDNGTTYSKGSAVLGMLEPWLGEERVRDVMRQHMRTHAWKTATSDDFLRTLSEVAGADAARVFKSFVDQPGVPRIQGELQCQPGAPTRVRLRQERFWPAGSLGEQGQTWAVPVCVRAGTGSQAERGCTLLTQAEGELLLKAPGCPRWVLLNADGRGYYHSGYARPQLDALLGAPAGTLSEDERLALLADVRAGVSRGDLRSGEALRAVPATAKDPSRLVVQRGLQLLGGVRVDRLSAEDRARYRAWIRGLYAPRARTLGWVARPGEDESQQRLRLLLLSFASGVGEDPTLSREAARLGRAWLADRDAVKEDVARVALRVAAKRGDRALFDTLLTQARGAKDRRERSVLLSVLGSFEDRALLGEALGLVAGSEFDVRETVEILSTALNDADSRAQAWAFYRENFDSLAERMRSDELGNLIEEVGVLCDPAQRAEAETLLGPRVKRIEGGPRALARALESISLCVDSEARNAPSVREFLRAQGLSG; encoded by the coding sequence ATGCGTCGACTCCCGCTGCTGCTCCTCGCCCTCGGTCTGCTGCACTGCTCCCATGCACCTCCAGCCGCCCCCACGGGCTCCGATTCCGCCACGGCGGCAGCCCCGGCGATCGCGGCGTATCCCGAGCCCGCGCCGCCCTCGCTGAGGCTCCCGGACACGGTGCGGCCGGTGCGCTACGCGCTGGAGCTCACCCTGCTGCCACAGGAGGCGACATACCCCGGCACCGTGAGCATCGACGTGGAGGTGCGGGCGCCGGTGCGCCAGGTGTGGCTGCACGCGCAGGACGTGGAGGTCTCCTCGGCGCGCGTGGAGCGCGAGGGCCACGGCTTCGAGGCCCGCATCGCCACCGCGGACACGGGGCGCCTCGGGCTGCTGCTCCCCGAGGAGCTCCCCGCGGGCCGCGCGCGGCTGGTGCTGCGGTTCACCGGACGGGTGGAGCGCACGCGCAGCCAGGGGTTGTACGGGGAGACGGAGGCCGGCGAGCCGTACCTCTACACCTTCTTCGAGCCCATCGACGCGCGCCGCGCCTTCCCCTGCTTCGATGAGCCCACCTTCAAGGTGCCGTGGCAGCTCACCTTCACGGTGAAGGAGTCGCACGTGGCGGCGGCGAACGCGCCAGCCGTGCGCGAGGAGCCGCTGCCCGGCGGCCTCAAGCGCGTCACCTTCGCCGAGAGCAAGCCCATGCCGAGCTACCTCGTCGCCTTCATGGTGGGGCCCTTCGACGTGGTGGAGGCCGGCACGGTGGGCCGCACACCGGTGCCGCTGCGCTTCATCGTGCCCAGGGGGCGCGGGCCGGAGACGGCGTATGCCGCGAGCGTCACCCCGCGCATCGTCGAGGTGCTGGAGGACTTCTTCGACCTGCCCTACCCCTTCGAGAAGCTGGACGTCGCCGTGGTGCCGCGTTTCTGGGGCACCATGGAGCACCCGGGCATCGTCGCGATGGGCCAGCCGCTCACGCTCATCAAGCCCGGCCAGGAGACGCTCGAGCGGCGCCAGCGCTACGCCACCATCCTCGGGCACGAGCTGGGTCACTACTGGTTCGGCGACGTCGTCACCTGCCGCTGGTGGGACGACGTGTGGCTCAACGAGTCCTTCACCAGCTGGCTCGATCGCAAGACGATGGACGGCTTCGAGCCCTCCTGGGGCTTGGGCCGCGAGTTCAGCGCGAACGCGCTCGCGCACGCGATGGGCACGGACTCGCTCGTGAACACGCCCCCGGTGCGCAAGCCGGTGGCGAGCAATGACGACATCATTGGTGCCTTTGACAACGGGACCACCTACTCCAAGGGCTCCGCCGTGCTGGGGATGTTGGAGCCGTGGCTCGGCGAGGAGCGCGTGCGCGACGTGATGCGCCAGCACATGCGCACCCACGCCTGGAAGACGGCCACCTCGGACGACTTCCTGCGGACACTGAGCGAGGTCGCCGGAGCGGACGCCGCGCGCGTCTTCAAGAGCTTCGTGGATCAGCCCGGCGTCCCACGCATCCAGGGGGAGTTGCAGTGCCAGCCCGGCGCCCCCACGCGGGTGCGGCTGCGCCAGGAGCGCTTCTGGCCCGCCGGCTCCCTGGGCGAGCAGGGCCAGACGTGGGCGGTGCCGGTGTGCGTGCGTGCCGGTACCGGAAGCCAGGCCGAGCGCGGCTGCACGCTGCTCACGCAGGCCGAGGGCGAGCTGCTGCTGAAGGCGCCCGGCTGCCCGCGCTGGGTGCTGCTCAACGCGGACGGCCGCGGCTACTACCACTCCGGGTACGCGCGCCCGCAGCTGGACGCCCTGCTCGGGGCCCCCGCGGGGACGCTGAGCGAGGACGAGCGGCTCGCGCTGCTCGCCGACGTACGGGCGGGCGTCTCGCGCGGGGACCTGCGCAGTGGAGAGGCGCTGCGCGCCGTTCCCGCCACGGCGAAGGACCCGAGCCGGCTCGTCGTGCAGCGCGGCCTGCAACTGCTCGGGGGCGTGCGGGTGGACCGGCTCTCCGCGGAGGACCGCGCCCGCTATCGGGCGTGGATCCGCGGCCTCTACGCACCGCGCGCCCGGACGCTCGGATGGGTGGCCAGACCCGGGGAGGACGAGAGCCAGCAGCGACTGCGCCTGCTGCTGCTGTCGTTCGCGTCGGGCGTGGGCGAGGACCCCACGCTGAGCCGGGAGGCCGCGCGGCTGGGCCGGGCGTGGCTCGCGGACCGCGACGCGGTGAAGGAGGACGTGGCCCGGGTGGCGCTGCGGGTCGCCGCGAAGCGGGGTGACCGGGCGCTGTTCGACACGCTGCTCACACAGGCGCGCGGCGCGAAGGACCGCCGCGAGCGCTCGGTGCTGCTCTCCGTGCTCGGCTCCTTCGAGGACCGGGCGCTGCTGGGCGAGGCGCTGGGCCTGGTGGCCGGAAGCGAGTTCGACGTGCGCGAGACAGTGGAGATCCTGAGCACGGCGCTCAACGACGCGGACTCGCGGGCGCAGGCATGGGCCTTCTACCGCGAGAACTTCGACAGCCTCGCGGAGCGGATGCGCTCCGACGAGCTCGGCAATCTCATCGAGGAGGTAGGCGTGCTCTGTGACCCCGCCCAGCGTGCGGAGGCCGAGACGCTACTGGGCCCGCGGGTGAAGCGCATCGAGGGCGGACCGCGCGCACTCGCCCGCGCGCTCGAGTCCATCTCGCTGTGCGTGGACTCGGAGGCGCGCAACGCGCCCAGCGTGCGCGAGTTCCTGCGCGCGCAGGGGCTCTCCGGGTAG
- a CDS encoding helix-turn-helix transcriptional regulator, with amino-acid sequence MHRTPQHPPPHVLTLDAMGTGDLPLRVIRVPWHPVMPPPGPLVSTFFMIFVLTGGRGRGRHLEPLELQAGDIHLVPAGIEHQPLEVDNLQGWIVCFDPMLLRSIGPERLPGQPRLRGEAKPTPERSLFARGLLRLRPGQPRWRRIEQLVAEMEAELREARWGVENAAHAWFVLLITELLRELQERAPLAPPMIGGLVRDALAFIEAHCLRPLSLQDVAAAVGRTPSHLANAIRRETGLTVGDWLREHRMVEARRRLLDTGVSIERIASQVGYADVTHFIRTFRRVHGMTPRVWREQRRRAGS; translated from the coding sequence ATGCATCGCACTCCTCAGCATCCGCCTCCCCACGTTCTCACCCTGGACGCGATGGGCACCGGGGACCTGCCCCTGCGTGTCATTCGCGTGCCATGGCACCCGGTCATGCCTCCACCCGGGCCGCTCGTGTCGACCTTCTTCATGATCTTCGTGCTGACGGGGGGGAGGGGGCGAGGCCGTCACCTGGAGCCGCTCGAACTCCAGGCGGGGGACATCCACCTCGTCCCCGCGGGCATCGAGCACCAGCCCCTCGAGGTGGACAACCTCCAGGGGTGGATCGTGTGCTTCGATCCGATGCTGCTCCGCTCGATCGGACCGGAGCGGTTGCCGGGGCAACCCCGGCTCCGCGGAGAGGCGAAGCCCACTCCGGAGCGGAGCCTCTTTGCTCGGGGACTGCTCCGGCTGCGACCCGGGCAACCCCGGTGGCGGCGAATCGAGCAGCTGGTCGCCGAGATGGAGGCCGAGCTGCGAGAGGCCCGGTGGGGCGTGGAGAACGCCGCGCACGCCTGGTTCGTCTTGCTGATCACGGAGCTCCTGCGCGAGTTGCAGGAGCGCGCGCCGCTCGCGCCGCCCATGATCGGAGGGCTCGTGCGTGATGCACTCGCCTTCATCGAAGCGCATTGCTTGCGGCCCCTCTCGCTCCAGGACGTCGCGGCGGCGGTGGGGCGCACGCCCTCGCACCTGGCCAACGCCATCCGTCGGGAGACGGGGCTGACGGTGGGTGACTGGCTGCGCGAGCATCGCATGGTCGAGGCCCGGCGGCGCCTGTTGGACACGGGAGTCAGTATCGAGCGCATCGCCAGCCAGGTGGGCTACGCCGACGTCACCCATTTCATCCGCACCTTCCGGCGCGTCCACGGAATGACCCCCCGGGTCTGGCGCGAGCAGCGCCGCCGCGCCGGAAGCTGA